The Thermocrinis ruber genome has a window encoding:
- a CDS encoding endonuclease MutS2, protein MREKDFSNLELWKVFERLKGYFNSKATEKFLQTLKPYIDVEGLRQEIQLVEDFLAVEESLTLYPFGDIEPYIKKSVLQDATLSLEEILEIYKVIKLIRDARKALGAHVPLRKSLGNLLKTLYHFPQIEGIIESTIDQRGFVKDSASQELATIRKKIRDLEKEVSKRLENILNRPDADRLLSDRIITIRNNRYVLPVKTTEINKIVGIVHGTSSSGYTTYLEPHSVVELNNRLVVLKEEEEEEVKKVLKRITSYIGEFSTKLMSAYYTLLKLDYLKAVARFSKEIGGKFPKLSDAKIFLKSVRHPLLVFTKDHVVPIDIKIEGKKGLVLTGPNTGGKTVALKSLGLCALMFQFALPIPIEEGELPVFEGIYTDIGDEQSIEQNLSTFSAHVSNLAEFLPLVNEKSLVLLDELGAGTDPMEGSALSIGVLEYLKNKKAYVFATTHHTPVKLYALESDYYTPASVSFDKETLEPTYHILYDAVGSSMAFEIARRFGMPEEVLEYARKKMPAEFERFSKAKEDLEELIKEYQGKLKEVEQAKEELERMKAEYSSLLALSEEIKERAYREGMSRALQYLQEIEREAEELLKSARERQKIKQFVKEKKQEVMKELNEEPIKVGDWVEFMGSKGRVLEVKEEKVQVSFGGVKAWIEKQKLKKAPPPVVEQEEYSLEVNKRFPTEINLIGLNTEEALYKLESFLKEAKALGIKSVKVIHGTGVLKRVVEDFLEGSDLVVFRREGYPREGGAGVSVVFLEKP, encoded by the coding sequence GTGAGGGAGAAGGACTTTTCCAACTTAGAGCTGTGGAAGGTCTTTGAGAGGCTCAAGGGATACTTCAATTCAAAGGCAACGGAGAAATTCTTGCAAACTCTAAAACCTTATATAGATGTGGAGGGGCTAAGGCAAGAAATTCAGCTGGTGGAGGACTTTCTTGCGGTTGAGGAATCTTTGACTCTTTATCCCTTTGGAGACATAGAGCCCTATATAAAAAAATCTGTCCTGCAGGATGCAACCCTCAGCTTGGAGGAAATATTAGAGATATACAAAGTTATAAAGCTCATAAGGGACGCAAGAAAAGCCCTTGGTGCCCATGTGCCCCTTAGGAAGAGTTTGGGGAACCTTCTAAAAACCCTCTATCACTTTCCGCAGATAGAAGGCATCATAGAGAGCACCATAGACCAGAGGGGCTTTGTTAAAGACAGTGCCAGCCAAGAGTTAGCAACCATCAGAAAGAAGATAAGGGATTTAGAAAAGGAGGTCTCCAAGAGGTTGGAAAACATCCTCAACCGTCCCGATGCAGACAGGCTTCTCTCAGACAGGATCATAACCATAAGGAATAACCGCTATGTTTTGCCCGTAAAGACTACGGAGATCAACAAGATCGTAGGCATAGTGCATGGCACTTCGTCTTCTGGATACACCACCTACTTGGAACCTCACAGTGTGGTGGAATTAAATAACCGCCTTGTGGTATTAAAGGAAGAGGAGGAAGAGGAGGTCAAAAAGGTTCTAAAGCGGATCACCTCCTACATCGGAGAGTTCAGCACAAAGCTTATGTCTGCCTACTACACCCTGCTAAAGCTGGATTACCTAAAGGCGGTAGCCCGCTTTAGCAAGGAAATAGGGGGCAAGTTTCCAAAGCTTTCGGATGCTAAGATTTTTTTAAAGTCCGTCAGGCATCCCCTTTTGGTATTCACCAAGGACCATGTGGTGCCTATAGATATAAAGATTGAGGGTAAGAAAGGGCTTGTCCTTACCGGTCCCAACACGGGTGGAAAGACGGTAGCCCTAAAGTCCCTTGGGCTGTGTGCCCTCATGTTCCAGTTTGCACTGCCCATCCCTATAGAGGAGGGAGAATTGCCGGTTTTTGAAGGCATATACACAGATATAGGAGATGAACAGAGCATAGAGCAGAACCTTTCCACCTTTTCTGCCCATGTCTCAAACTTGGCAGAGTTTTTGCCACTGGTTAATGAAAAAAGCTTGGTGCTTTTGGACGAGCTGGGCGCAGGAACAGACCCCATGGAGGGCTCTGCCTTGAGCATAGGTGTCCTTGAGTATTTAAAGAACAAAAAGGCTTATGTCTTTGCCACAACACACCATACACCCGTCAAGCTTTATGCTTTGGAGTCTGACTACTACACACCCGCCAGCGTATCCTTTGACAAAGAAACCTTAGAGCCCACATACCATATTCTTTACGATGCGGTGGGTAGCAGTATGGCCTTTGAGATCGCCAGAAGGTTTGGTATGCCAGAGGAGGTTTTGGAATACGCCCGCAAAAAGATGCCCGCAGAGTTTGAAAGATTCTCAAAGGCTAAGGAAGACTTAGAAGAGCTGATAAAAGAGTATCAGGGAAAGCTAAAGGAAGTGGAGCAGGCAAAGGAAGAGTTGGAAAGGATGAAGGCAGAATATTCGTCCTTGCTTGCCCTCTCGGAAGAGATCAAGGAAAGGGCTTACAGGGAGGGAATGTCTCGGGCTTTGCAGTATTTACAGGAGATAGAAAGGGAGGCGGAGGAGCTCTTAAAAAGCGCAAGGGAAAGGCAGAAGATAAAGCAGTTTGTTAAGGAAAAGAAGCAAGAGGTTATGAAAGAACTGAATGAGGAACCGATAAAGGTAGGCGATTGGGTGGAGTTTATGGGCTCAAAGGGAAGGGTTCTGGAGGTGAAGGAGGAAAAAGTGCAGGTGTCCTTTGGTGGTGTAAAGGCTTGGATAGAAAAACAGAAGCTAAAGAAAGCACCTCCACCCGTAGTAGAGCAGGAGGAATACTCCCTTGAGGTCAATAAGAGATTTCCTACGGAGATAAATCTAATAGGACTTAACACGGAGGAAGCCCTTTATAAGCTTGAGTCTTTCCTGAAGGAGGCTAAGGCGCTTGGGATAAAGAGCGTAAAGGTAATCCATGGCACGGGGGTTTTAAAAAGGGTGGTGGAGGACTTTTTGGAAGGTTCAGATTTGGTAGTTTTTCGTAGGGAGGGATACCCAAGGGAAGGGGGAGCGGGCGTTTCGGTGGTTTTTTTGGAAAAGCCATAA
- a CDS encoding FliI/YscN family ATPase, protein MDKVFRVYGKVVKVSGVYLEATVPEGAVGNQCIIKTETGDVEGEVIGFHENRCLIMPFSSLLGVKTGDRVWIKREPVSTIVGEKALGQILDPFGRRISDGRLIHGERRPIELKDINPLQRERIKEVFDTGVRTINALFTLGRGQKVGIFAGAGVGKTTLLGMITRFSKADVVVLGLIGERGREVREFVEDILGNSIKRSVVITTTADQTPILKVKGAISALVHARYFAEKGLNVLLVLDSLTRFAMAQREVGLSAGEPPTLKGYTPSVFYLMSKIVESCGNFNRGSITGIFSVLVEGDDISLDPVADALMGMLDGHIILSRKLANSGLFPAIDPVRSLSRLMPQIVSKEHMRAALYLKELLSAYESLEDLVNLGLYTKGTNPVVDRVIKHEELIKDFLRQDYTTPADFESSVSSLMELYRRLTQE, encoded by the coding sequence ATGGATAAAGTTTTTAGGGTTTACGGAAAGGTGGTTAAGGTAAGCGGTGTGTATCTTGAGGCAACGGTACCGGAAGGTGCGGTGGGCAACCAGTGCATCATAAAAACAGAAACGGGGGATGTAGAAGGCGAGGTTATAGGTTTTCATGAGAACAGATGCCTTATTATGCCCTTCAGTAGTTTGTTAGGAGTTAAAACAGGAGACAGGGTTTGGATAAAGAGGGAACCTGTATCCACCATTGTGGGTGAAAAAGCTTTGGGACAAATACTGGACCCTTTCGGTAGGAGAATTTCCGACGGAAGGTTAATACATGGCGAGAGAAGACCCATTGAGCTAAAGGATATAAATCCCTTACAACGGGAGAGAATAAAGGAAGTCTTTGACACGGGCGTTAGGACCATAAACGCCCTATTCACCTTGGGCAGGGGGCAAAAGGTTGGCATATTTGCGGGGGCGGGTGTGGGGAAAACTACCCTTCTTGGGATGATCACCCGATTTAGCAAGGCGGATGTTGTGGTCCTTGGGCTCATCGGGGAAAGGGGAAGAGAGGTCAGAGAGTTTGTAGAGGATATTCTTGGGAATTCAATAAAAAGAAGCGTGGTGATAACCACCACCGCAGACCAAACCCCCATACTGAAGGTTAAAGGTGCCATCAGTGCGTTGGTGCATGCGAGGTACTTTGCGGAGAAGGGACTAAATGTTCTGCTGGTTTTGGACTCTCTGACGAGGTTTGCAATGGCACAGAGGGAAGTGGGACTTTCTGCAGGAGAGCCTCCCACATTAAAGGGCTACACACCCTCTGTTTTCTATCTGATGTCAAAGATAGTGGAAAGCTGTGGAAACTTTAACAGGGGAAGCATAACGGGTATATTTAGCGTTTTGGTGGAGGGAGACGACATAAGCCTTGACCCTGTGGCTGATGCCCTCATGGGTATGCTGGACGGCCATATAATCCTCTCAAGAAAGTTGGCAAACAGTGGTCTGTTTCCAGCTATAGATCCTGTGAGAAGTCTAAGCAGGCTTATGCCTCAGATAGTTTCAAAAGAGCATATGAGGGCTGCCCTCTACTTAAAAGAGCTTTTGAGTGCATATGAATCGTTAGAAGATTTAGTGAATCTTGGCTTATACACCAAAGGAACAAACCCTGTGGTGGATAGGGTTATCAAGCACGAAGAGCTCATAAAGGACTTTTTAAGGCAAGATTACACAACTCCCGCCGACTTTGAAAGCAGTGTATCAAGCCTGATGGAGTTATACAGAAGGCTAACTCAGGAATAG
- a CDS encoding tetratricopeptide repeat protein produces the protein MRKNILFLCFLLSSCGAVTQEELNARLAQINRRIEKLEEEQRTIRAQQIKTEERVDALSQNLASLRLEVERLRVEGRTSLPQPIPSKPENVSQSQPAKVEGQPRTQPIQPEPFVQRPQEGQRGVETLSPDYEKEYKSALDLYNLRQLNQAKEKFIEFIRKYPKTPLTDNAYLWLGVVYRDLGDNVRAEAVWRTLEERCKRGEMVDCNKLPSAYLQLARLYEAQGNNEKAREYYEAILKEFPLSEEAEVAKKKLGR, from the coding sequence ATGAGAAAGAATATTCTTTTCCTTTGCTTTTTACTCTCTTCCTGCGGTGCAGTTACCCAAGAGGAGCTAAACGCCAGATTAGCCCAGATCAACAGGCGTATAGAAAAACTGGAGGAGGAGCAGAGAACCATTAGAGCCCAGCAGATAAAGACCGAAGAGAGAGTGGATGCCCTCTCACAAAATCTGGCAAGCTTAAGGCTTGAGGTGGAAAGATTGAGGGTGGAAGGGAGAACCAGTCTCCCACAGCCTATTCCATCAAAGCCAGAAAATGTATCCCAATCCCAACCTGCAAAGGTAGAAGGACAGCCTAGAACGCAACCTATTCAACCTGAACCATTTGTCCAAAGACCCCAAGAAGGACAAAGAGGCGTAGAGACTCTGTCCCCCGACTACGAAAAGGAATACAAGTCCGCCCTTGACCTGTATAACTTAAGACAGCTAAATCAGGCAAAGGAGAAGTTTATTGAGTTCATAAGAAAATATCCAAAGACTCCTCTTACGGATAACGCATACCTTTGGCTAGGTGTTGTTTATAGAGATTTGGGAGATAATGTTAGGGCGGAGGCGGTGTGGCGCACCTTGGAGGAAAGGTGTAAAAGGGGAGAAATGGTGGATTGCAATAAACTGCCCTCTGCTTACTTACAGTTGGCGAGGCTCTACGAAGCACAGGGAAACAACGAGAAGGCAAGGGAGTATTACGAGGCAATCCTGAAAGAATTTCCCCTTTCGGAGGAAGCGGAGGTAGCAAAGAAAAAGCTTGGTAGATAA
- a CDS encoding ATP-binding protein yields MELYFKLFAMFEEFLAFRFKDGKLQPIAHPHLPSFESLLFIDRQKEELKRNTLQFVKGYPANDALLWGDRGTGKSSLVKSMLTLFGKEGLRLIQVYKAQVEDLSQLYELLRDSKKRFILFIDDLSFEPEEDQYRLLKSMLDGDLEERPENILVYATSNRRNIVANRERDGKFPEEDYREMISLVERFGLRLGFFSFDKAQYLEIVKAYAKERGISIPQQELEERALLWATERGSFSGRTAYQFIKDLEGRLRLSQTFPSHIPP; encoded by the coding sequence ATGGAACTTTATTTTAAACTATTTGCTATGTTTGAAGAGTTTTTAGCCTTCAGGTTCAAAGATGGTAAGCTCCAGCCTATAGCACATCCGCACCTGCCAAGCTTTGAAAGCCTTCTCTTCATAGACAGACAGAAGGAGGAGCTTAAAAGAAATACCCTACAGTTTGTGAAAGGCTATCCTGCCAACGACGCCCTCCTCTGGGGAGACAGGGGAACAGGGAAGTCCTCCCTTGTGAAGTCCATGCTCACACTCTTTGGCAAAGAAGGATTAAGGCTCATCCAAGTCTATAAAGCTCAGGTGGAAGACCTATCACAGCTCTACGAACTGCTCAGAGACAGCAAAAAACGCTTTATTCTCTTCATTGACGACCTTTCCTTTGAACCTGAGGAAGACCAATACAGGCTTTTAAAGTCCATGCTGGATGGGGACTTAGAAGAAAGGCCAGAAAACATACTGGTGTACGCTACATCCAACCGCAGGAACATTGTAGCAAACAGGGAAAGGGATGGAAAGTTCCCAGAAGAAGACTACAGAGAGATGATATCGTTGGTGGAAAGGTTTGGGCTTAGGCTTGGCTTTTTCTCCTTTGACAAAGCACAGTATCTAGAAATCGTGAAAGCTTATGCAAAGGAGAGGGGAATATCTATTCCTCAGCAGGAGTTGGAAGAGAGGGCGCTCCTTTGGGCGACCGAAAGAGGCAGTTTTTCCGGAAGGACCGCTTATCAGTTTATAAAAGATCTGGAGGGAAGGCTAAGGCTTAGCCAAACCTTCCCGTCACATATTCCTCCGTGA
- the pstB gene encoding phosphate ABC transporter ATP-binding protein PstB, whose protein sequence is MVETQTALKTRMEVKNLNFYYGSNQALKNINMPIYDRKVTALIGPSGCGKTTLLRCLNRMHDLYPNNRYEGDILLDGESIFKMDVIDLRSKVGMVFQKPTPFPMSIFDNVAFGLRLKGIKGTELKDRVEKALKDAVLWDEVKDRLKDSAFSLSGGQQQRLCIARAIAVEPEVLLFDEPTSALDPISTAKIEELIVELKKKITIVIVTHNMQQAARISDFTGFMYLGELIEFNPTEKIFTKPDKKLTEEYVTGRFG, encoded by the coding sequence ATGGTAGAGACTCAGACCGCTTTAAAGACCCGCATGGAGGTTAAAAACCTCAACTTCTACTACGGCTCCAATCAAGCCCTCAAAAACATAAACATGCCCATATACGACAGAAAGGTAACCGCCCTAATCGGACCCTCGGGCTGTGGAAAGACCACCCTTCTGAGATGTCTTAACCGTATGCACGACCTGTATCCTAACAACAGATACGAGGGAGACATCCTCCTTGATGGTGAAAGCATATTCAAGATGGATGTTATAGACCTCAGGAGCAAGGTGGGTATGGTTTTCCAAAAGCCCACGCCATTCCCCATGTCTATCTTTGACAATGTAGCCTTTGGTCTAAGGCTAAAGGGTATAAAGGGTACCGAGCTAAAGGACAGAGTGGAAAAGGCTTTAAAGGACGCTGTCCTCTGGGACGAAGTCAAAGACAGGCTCAAAGACAGCGCTTTCTCCCTCTCGGGAGGACAACAGCAAAGGCTATGTATAGCCAGGGCTATTGCAGTGGAGCCGGAAGTATTGCTCTTTGATGAGCCCACCTCCGCCCTGGACCCCATATCCACCGCCAAAATAGAGGAGCTTATAGTGGAACTCAAAAAGAAGATCACCATAGTTATCGTCACCCACAACATGCAACAGGCTGCGAGGATATCTGACTTTACGGGCTTTATGTATTTGGGTGAGCTCATAGAGTTCAACCCCACAGAAAAGATATTCACCAAGCCCGACAAAAAGCTCACGGAGGAATATGTGACGGGAAGGTTTGGCTAA
- the pstA gene encoding phosphate ABC transporter permease PstA, whose protein sequence is MSRKTRRKLFSNFMLFVSFLTAAYGIFWLFWILGSLAVNGFRYLSPELIYLDPTPPGEEGGGLRPAFVGHLIITSLATVIGVPIGIMAGIYFAEYGRNSKFFMTLRQITDIMVSTPSILMGAVVYAVLVRPVGHFNGFSGAVALALLMLPVIAITTDEMLKLVPREMREAAYALGAYKWQVIKGVVMRAAKVGILTGVLLGVARIAGETAPLLFTSFNNNVLTFDLRDPMASLTVTMFNYVMGPYHYWHQQAWAAAFILTMGVLLLSIIARVLLHRNILEPLFYIVRSITGKKGG, encoded by the coding sequence ATGAGCAGGAAAACCCGCAGAAAGCTCTTTAGCAATTTTATGCTTTTTGTATCCTTCCTTACCGCCGCCTATGGAATTTTTTGGCTCTTTTGGATCCTTGGCAGTCTCGCTGTAAATGGCTTTAGGTATCTTAGCCCCGAGCTTATCTATTTGGACCCTACACCACCCGGAGAGGAGGGAGGAGGTCTAAGACCCGCCTTTGTGGGACACTTGATCATCACCTCCCTTGCAACTGTAATAGGAGTCCCCATAGGTATAATGGCTGGTATATACTTTGCGGAATACGGAAGGAACAGCAAGTTCTTCATGACCCTCAGACAGATCACGGACATAATGGTTAGCACTCCCTCAATCTTGATGGGTGCGGTGGTTTATGCGGTGCTGGTCAGACCTGTGGGACACTTTAACGGCTTTTCTGGTGCGGTTGCCTTGGCCCTTTTGATGCTACCCGTTATTGCCATCACCACCGACGAGATGCTAAAGTTGGTCCCCAGAGAGATGAGGGAAGCAGCGTACGCTCTGGGAGCTTACAAATGGCAAGTTATAAAGGGTGTGGTCATGAGGGCGGCAAAGGTGGGAATACTGACGGGAGTGCTCCTTGGCGTTGCCCGTATTGCAGGAGAAACTGCACCCTTGCTCTTTACTTCCTTCAACAACAACGTTTTGACCTTTGACCTTAGGGACCCGATGGCATCTCTGACTGTAACCATGTTCAACTATGTGATGGGACCTTACCACTACTGGCACCAGCAAGCTTGGGCTGCGGCGTTTATACTTACTATGGGTGTCCTGCTTCTTTCCATAATAGCAAGGGTTTTACTCCACAGAAACATACTTGAACCTCTCTTTTATATAGTGCGTTCCATAACAGGTAAGAAAGGAGGATAA